One Homo sapiens chromosome 3, GRCh38.p14 Primary Assembly genomic window carries:
- the CD200R1 gene encoding cell surface glycoprotein CD200 receptor 1 isoform d precursor (isoform d precursor is encoded by transcript variant 4) — protein sequence MLCPWRTANLGLLLILTIFLVAASSSLCMDEKQITQNYSKVLAEVNTSWPVKMATNAVLCCPPIALRNLIIITWEIILRGQPSCTKAYKKETNETKETNCTDERITWVSRPDQNSDLQIRTVAITHDGYYRCIMVTPDGNFHRGYHLQVLVTPEVTLFQNRNRTAVCKAVAGKPAAHISWIPEGDCATKQEYWSNGTVTVKSTCHWEVHNVSTVTCHVSHLTGNKSLYIELLPVPGAKKSAKLYIPYIILTIIILTIVGFIWLLKVNGCRKYKLNKTESTPVVEEDEMQPYASYTEKNNPLYDTTNKVKASEALQSEVDTDLHTL from the exons CTTCAAGCAGTTTATGTATGGATGAAAAACAGATTACACAGAACTACTCGAAAGTACTCGCAGAAG TTAACACTTCATGGCCTGTAAAGATGGCTACAAATGCTGTGCTTTGTTGCCCTCCTATCGCATTAAGAAATTTGATCATAATAACATGGGAAATAATCCTGAGAGGCCAGCCTTCCTGCACAAAAGcctacaagaaagaaacaaatgagacCAAGGAAACCAACTGTACTGATGAGAGAATAACCTGGGTCTCCAGACCTGATCAGAATTCGGACCTTCAGATTCGTACCGTGGCCATCACTCATGACGGGTATTACAGATGCATAATGGTAACACCTGATGGGAATTTCCATCGTGGATATCACCTCCAAGTGTTAG TTACACCTGAAgtgaccctgtttcaaaacaggAATAGAACTGCAGTATGCAAGGCAGTTGCAGGGAAGCCAGCTGCGCATATCTCCTGGATCCCAGAGGGCGATTGTGCCACTAAGCAAGAATACTGGAGCAATGGCACAGTGACTGTTAAGAGTACATGCCACTGGGAGGTCCACAATGTGTCTACCGTGACCTGCCACGTCTCCCATTTGACTGGCAACAAGAGTCTGTACATAGAGCTACTTCCTG TTCCAGGTGccaaaaaatcagcaaaattatatattccatatatcatccttactattattattttgaccaTCGTGGGATTCATTTGGTTGTTGAAAGTCAATGGCTGCAG aaaatataaattgaataaaaCAGAATCTACTCCAGTTGTTGAGGAG GATGAAATGCAGCCCTATGCCAGCTACACAGAGAAGAACAATCCTCTCTATGATACTACAAACAAGGTGAAGGCATCTGAGGCATTACAAAGTGAAGTTGACACAGACCTCCATACTTTATAA